From a region of the Deltaproteobacteria bacterium genome:
- a CDS encoding carbon starvation protein A, whose amino-acid sequence MRAAEALAWVAVAVTGAYAVGMIALWRGETINAVWFVIAAVAVYSIAYRFYSAFLAAKLFGLDATRQTPAERINDGRDFVPTNRWVVFGHHFAAIAGPGPLIGPTLAAQFGYLPGTLWILAGVVLGGAVQDFCILCGSLRRDGRSLGQMAKDEIGPVGGFAALLGVFSIMIILIAVLALVVVNALRDSPWGTFTVGATIPIAMLMGWYMKVVRPHDVKGATAIGLVLLAFALVGGRWVDNHPTLAGVFTLNATQLAWSIILYGFAASVVPVWLLLAPRDYLSTFVKLGTIGLLAVGIVVMRPEIELPALTRFVDGSGPIFAGKVFPFCFITIACGAISGFHSLISSGTTPKLLSRETDAAMIGYGCMLLESFVAIMAMIAAAALQPGVYFAINSPAGIVGADPAAAAAKISSWGFVVTPEQMAALARDIGERSLFARTGGAPSLAVGMAHIFTRAVGGTGIALWYHFAIMFEALFILTTLDAGTRVGRFMLQDLLGHFWAPLGRTSWYPSVLFTSTLVVGAWGYFLYQGVIDPLGGINILWPLFGISNQLLAAIALCVATTFLIREGRGRYAWTTLLPLAWLLAVTMTAGYQKIMSADPAIGFLAQANQLAAGQAAGTVPAEKLRQVSTQIFNLRLDAAVTALFMALVALIVIEAARAWWQIRCAQATSPLPSTAP is encoded by the coding sequence ATGCGGGCAGCGGAGGCACTGGCGTGGGTGGCGGTAGCAGTGACGGGGGCGTACGCCGTCGGCATGATCGCGCTGTGGCGCGGCGAGACGATCAACGCCGTCTGGTTCGTCATCGCCGCGGTGGCGGTCTATTCGATCGCCTATCGTTTCTACAGCGCCTTTCTGGCTGCCAAGCTCTTCGGCCTCGACGCCACGCGCCAAACCCCGGCTGAGCGCATCAACGATGGGCGCGACTTCGTCCCGACCAACCGCTGGGTGGTCTTCGGCCACCACTTCGCCGCGATCGCGGGGCCCGGGCCGCTGATCGGGCCGACGCTGGCGGCCCAGTTCGGCTACCTGCCCGGCACGCTCTGGATTCTGGCCGGGGTCGTGCTCGGGGGCGCGGTGCAGGACTTCTGCATCCTCTGCGGCAGCCTGCGACGCGACGGCCGTTCGCTCGGCCAGATGGCCAAGGACGAGATCGGTCCGGTCGGCGGCTTCGCCGCCCTGCTCGGCGTGTTTTCGATCATGATCATCCTGATCGCGGTGCTGGCGTTGGTGGTGGTGAACGCGCTGCGGGACAGCCCGTGGGGCACGTTCACCGTTGGCGCCACGATCCCGATCGCCATGCTGATGGGCTGGTACATGAAGGTCGTCCGGCCCCACGACGTCAAGGGCGCCACCGCCATCGGGCTGGTTCTGCTGGCTTTCGCCCTGGTCGGTGGCCGTTGGGTCGACAACCACCCGACGCTAGCCGGCGTGTTCACCCTCAACGCGACGCAACTGGCCTGGTCGATCATCCTTTACGGCTTTGCCGCGTCGGTGGTACCGGTGTGGCTGCTGCTGGCACCGCGCGACTATCTCTCCACCTTTGTCAAGCTCGGCACCATCGGCCTGCTGGCGGTCGGCATTGTGGTCATGCGTCCGGAGATCGAGTTGCCGGCGCTGACCCGGTTTGTCGACGGCAGCGGCCCGATTTTCGCCGGCAAGGTGTTCCCGTTCTGCTTCATCACGATTGCCTGCGGGGCGATCTCCGGCTTTCACTCCTTGATATCTTCCGGCACAACTCCGAAGTTGTTGAGCCGGGAGACCGATGCGGCGATGATCGGCTACGGCTGCATGCTGCTGGAGTCGTTCGTCGCCATCATGGCGATGATCGCGGCGGCGGCGTTGCAGCCGGGGGTGTACTTCGCGATCAACAGCCCGGCCGGCATCGTCGGCGCCGACCCGGCAGCGGCGGCCGCGAAGATTTCCAGCTGGGGCTTTGTCGTGACGCCGGAGCAAATGGCGGCACTCGCCCGCGACATCGGCGAGCGTTCGTTGTTTGCCCGCACCGGCGGCGCACCCAGCCTGGCCGTCGGCATGGCACACATCTTCACCCGCGCCGTCGGCGGCACCGGGATCGCGCTGTGGTACCACTTCGCCATCATGTTCGAGGCCCTGTTCATCCTGACCACGCTCGATGCCGGCACCCGCGTCGGGCGCTTCATGCTGCAAGACTTGCTAGGTCACTTCTGGGCACCATTGGGGCGCACCAGCTGGTATCCCAGCGTCCTGTTCACCAGCACGCTAGTGGTCGGCGCTTGGGGTTACTTCCTCTACCAGGGAGTGATTGACCCGCTCGGCGGCATCAACATCCTGTGGCCGCTGTTCGGCATCTCCAACCAACTGCTGGCGGCGATTGCGCTGTGCGTGGCCACCACCTTTCTCATTCGTGAGGGCCGCGGCCGCTATGCCTGGACCACGTTGTTGCCGTTGGCCTGGCTGCTCGCCGTCACCATGACCGCCGGCTATCAGAAGATCATGTCGGCCGATCCGGCCATCGGCTTTCTGGCGCAGGCGAACCAGCTGGCCGCGGGTCAGGCGGCGGGCACCGTACCGGCGGAGAAGCTGCGGCAAGTCAGCACCCAGATCTTCAACCTCCGGCTAGATGCCGCAGTCACCGCTTTGTTCATGGCGCTGGTGGCGTTGATCGTGATCGAGGCGGCGCGGGCGTGGTGGCAGATCCGGTGCGCGCAGGCGACATCGCCGCTGCCAAGCACGGCCCCGTGA
- a CDS encoding DUF3368 domain-containing protein, whose amino-acid sequence MSKAVRLEWELPDALYDAVIGDEQKAADEAKQALVLDWVRLGRVSVRRGAELLGLGYRSFLEVLAAHRVPICEYEEGWLDSELEVPGSNRARLSPIGDQTLLARLRRPTLSPADTEVVACAIENGHATVITDDRAVRRVCLEEHLPLTGTVGLLVRARLDGKIDALKPLLDQLIAAGFRLDPAGSAYRDALARVGEQP is encoded by the coding sequence ATGAGCAAGGCCGTACGATTGGAATGGGAACTTCCCGACGCCCTGTACGATGCGGTGATCGGCGACGAGCAGAAAGCGGCGGACGAGGCCAAGCAGGCACTGGTGCTCGACTGGGTACGGCTGGGACGGGTGAGCGTGCGCAGGGGTGCGGAGCTGCTCGGGCTCGGGTATCGGAGTTTTCTCGAGGTGCTCGCTGCTCATCGAGTACCGATCTGCGAGTATGAAGAAGGGTGGCTGGATTCCGAGTTGGAGGTCCCCGGGTCCAATAGGGCGCGGTTGTCACCGATAGGTGACCAGACGCTGCTTGCCCGGCTGCGGCGCCCCACGCTGTCACCGGCGGACACGGAGGTCGTCGCGTGCGCAATCGAGAACGGGCACGCCACCGTCATCACCGACGATAGGGCTGTGCGCCGTGTCTGCCTCGAAGAGCACCTCCCCCTCACCGGCACTGTGGGTCTACTCGTGCGGGCGCGGCTTGACGGTAAGATCGACGCCCTCAAACCACTTCTCGATCAACTCATTGCAGCGGGCTTCCGACTCGATCCGGCCGGCAGCGCGTATCGGGATGCGTTGGCACGGGTCGGCGAGCAGCCCTGA
- a CDS encoding DUF433 domain-containing protein, with protein MDDTPIPGYAHLVTNPNRLGGKPTIRGTRFSVSFILACLSEEISYDDIVREYSEFPREALSEVLRYASTVTDRQDRPDVAA; from the coding sequence ATGGATGACACCCCCATCCCTGGATACGCCCACTTGGTAACCAATCCCAACCGCCTCGGCGGCAAGCCGACGATCCGGGGCACGCGCTTTTCCGTCTCGTTCATCCTTGCCTGCCTTTCCGAAGAGATATCGTACGACGACATCGTACGCGAGTACTCCGAGTTCCCCCGCGAAGCGCTCAGCGAAGTCCTCCGCTACGCCTCCACCGTTACCGACCGACAGGACCGACCGGATGTGGCTGCTTGA
- a CDS encoding nucleotidyltransferase family protein: MEPKTLDEICAALRELLPTLRAKYRVSYLAVFGSHVRHAARESSDVDVLVSFSDPPGLLRFVELENLLSARLGLKVDLVMREALKPRIGRRILAEAVPV, translated from the coding sequence ATGGAACCGAAGACGCTCGACGAAATCTGTGCGGCCCTGCGCGAGCTCCTGCCGACGCTGCGGGCAAAATATCGCGTCTCGTACCTGGCGGTGTTTGGTTCCCATGTGCGCCACGCGGCTCGGGAGTCGAGCGACGTTGACGTGCTCGTCAGCTTCTCGGATCCGCCCGGGTTGCTGCGGTTCGTTGAGCTCGAGAACCTGTTGAGCGCCCGTCTCGGCCTCAAGGTGGATCTGGTGATGCGGGAGGCCCTTAAGCCCCGCATTGGCCGTCGCATCCTGGCGGAAGCTGTCCCCGTATGA
- a CDS encoding DUF86 domain-containing protein: protein MTTAPSRDYVDYLTDIVEAATKAVGFVQGMPFEQFESDDRTVFAVVRALEIVGEAAKRIPEFVRTQYPMVPWSSMTGMRDKLIHDYFGVNQMVVWKTVTEDLPPAIPLLQQVLKDMSAKEGEPS, encoded by the coding sequence ATGACGACCGCCCCGTCGCGTGATTACGTCGACTATCTGACCGACATCGTCGAGGCGGCGACCAAGGCCGTCGGTTTCGTGCAGGGCATGCCGTTCGAACAGTTCGAGAGCGACGACCGCACGGTTTTTGCCGTGGTCCGAGCGCTCGAGATTGTCGGCGAAGCGGCGAAGCGCATTCCCGAGTTCGTGCGAACGCAATACCCAATGGTCCCTTGGAGTTCGATGACGGGCATGCGTGACAAGCTCATTCATGACTACTTCGGGGTCAATCAGATGGTGGTCTGGAAGACGGTCACGGAGGACCTGCCGCCGGCCATCCCACTTCTGCAGCAGGTGTTGAAGGACATGTCGGCGAAGGAAGGTGAGCCTTCCTAA
- a CDS encoding DEAD/DEAH box helicase family protein: MKLQFDPNQPFQLDAVAAVTDLFAGQPQGAPEFAVIKIGDMGGLFAGQDRTELGVGNRLLLAEEKLAANTRAAQARNDIDLTDLGAPLEAWDLFDAPANAARRCPHFSVEMETGTGKTYVYLRSIFELSRRYGFQKFIIVVPSVAIREGVLKNIEITAEHFRALYNNLAFEHFVYDAKKVNRLRQFAVSNALQILVINIDAFRKNFTGTEEEQKSNVIYKESDRLSGRQPIEFVQAARPIVIIDEPQSVDNTDKAQEAIKALNPLCTLRYSATHRNSYNLVYRLDPVRAFELKLVKQIVVASAASHGGANDAFVRVEQIDYKKGIKAKLRIHVQTPEGPSEKTVTVKNGADLFALSEERACYQQGFSVAEINAEPGNECLRFNNGRVLRLGEEIGGMRDDVWRAQIKHTVKRHLEKEMQMRARGIKVLSLFFIDRVANYRDYDAAGRPVKGKFAGLFEAELAALAKDERYRELEWIGQPMDKLHNGYFAQDKKGVLKDTRGDTQADDEVYNLIMKEKERLLSIDEPLRFIFSHSALREGWDNPNVFQICTLNETKSAVKKRQEIGRGLRLPVDQNGLRVFDESVNKLYVMANESYEDFARALQTEYEEDCGVTFGRVPITALAKLIRVVDGVEQPIGRDVAEVIRTALVEQKMLDADGRIQPAFDPKRKDFRLELPEAHRDLAPAVVDLLAAYQIERHIRKDRDEGINRLRKEVQLSPEFQALWDHIKPKTTYRVEFETEKLVQHAVDAIRRMERIEVPKIQVLSGQIDVTKGGVATRAVSAAEEQATYRSPLPDVLAYLQNETELTRSTLVRILKASGRLGEFFNNPQRFMDAVAAILKYELHRLLVDGIKYEQIRGSGPESEWQMMLFKNEELINYLTAQQVTKSVYEYVVYESEVEREFARRLDEREDIKLFVKLPGWFEIDTPVGKYNPDWAILKHDGQALYLVRETKGTRDFLKLRTTEADKVRCGQRHFETLGVPFAVAVTADEV, encoded by the coding sequence ATGAAGCTACAGTTCGACCCCAACCAGCCCTTCCAGCTCGACGCCGTCGCGGCAGTCACCGACCTCTTCGCCGGCCAGCCGCAAGGCGCGCCGGAATTCGCGGTCATCAAGATCGGCGACATGGGCGGCCTGTTCGCCGGCCAAGACCGCACCGAGCTGGGCGTCGGCAACCGGCTCTTGTTGGCGGAAGAGAAGCTCGCGGCGAACACGCGTGCGGCGCAGGCGCGCAACGACATCGACCTGACTGATCTCGGTGCGCCCCTCGAAGCCTGGGACCTCTTCGATGCGCCCGCGAACGCCGCGCGCCGCTGTCCGCACTTCTCCGTGGAGATGGAAACCGGCACCGGAAAGACCTACGTCTACCTGCGCAGCATTTTCGAGTTGTCGCGGCGCTACGGCTTCCAGAAGTTCATCATCGTGGTGCCCAGCGTCGCCATCCGCGAAGGCGTGCTGAAGAACATCGAGATCACCGCCGAGCATTTCCGCGCGTTGTACAACAACCTGGCGTTCGAGCACTTCGTGTATGACGCCAAGAAGGTGAACCGCCTGCGGCAGTTCGCCGTGAGCAACGCGTTGCAGATCCTGGTCATCAACATCGACGCCTTCCGCAAGAACTTCACCGGCACCGAGGAGGAGCAAAAGAGCAACGTCATCTACAAGGAGAGCGACAGGCTCTCCGGTCGCCAGCCCATCGAGTTCGTGCAGGCGGCGCGTCCCATCGTCATCATCGACGAGCCGCAGAGCGTGGACAACACCGACAAGGCCCAGGAAGCCATCAAGGCGCTGAACCCGCTGTGCACGCTGCGCTACTCGGCGACCCACCGCAATTCGTACAACCTCGTCTATCGACTCGATCCGGTGCGCGCCTTCGAATTGAAGCTGGTCAAGCAGATCGTCGTCGCCAGCGCCGCGAGCCACGGCGGCGCCAACGATGCTTTCGTGCGCGTCGAGCAGATCGACTACAAGAAGGGCATCAAGGCCAAGCTGCGCATCCACGTGCAGACGCCCGAAGGGCCGAGTGAGAAGACCGTCACCGTCAAGAACGGCGCTGACCTGTTCGCGCTTTCCGAAGAACGCGCCTGCTACCAGCAAGGCTTTTCGGTGGCCGAGATCAACGCCGAGCCCGGCAACGAATGTCTCCGCTTCAACAACGGCCGCGTGCTGCGCTTGGGCGAGGAAATCGGCGGCATGCGTGACGACGTGTGGCGCGCGCAGATCAAGCACACCGTGAAACGGCACCTCGAAAAGGAGATGCAGATGCGGGCACGGGGCATCAAGGTGCTGAGCCTCTTCTTCATCGACCGCGTCGCCAACTATCGCGACTACGACGCCGCAGGTCGGCCGGTGAAGGGCAAGTTCGCCGGGTTATTCGAGGCGGAGCTGGCCGCTTTGGCGAAGGACGAGCGTTACCGGGAGCTGGAGTGGATCGGGCAGCCAATGGACAAGCTGCACAACGGCTACTTCGCCCAGGACAAGAAGGGCGTGCTGAAGGACACGCGCGGCGACACCCAGGCCGACGATGAGGTCTACAACCTGATCATGAAGGAGAAGGAGCGGCTGCTCTCGATCGACGAGCCGTTGCGTTTCATCTTCAGCCACTCGGCGCTCCGCGAGGGATGGGACAATCCGAACGTCTTCCAAATCTGCACGCTGAACGAGACGAAGAGCGCGGTGAAGAAACGCCAGGAGATTGGCCGCGGGTTGCGCCTGCCGGTGGACCAGAACGGCCTGCGCGTTTTCGATGAGTCGGTCAACAAGCTCTACGTCATGGCCAACGAGAGCTACGAGGACTTCGCCCGCGCGTTGCAGACCGAGTACGAGGAAGACTGCGGCGTGACCTTCGGCAGGGTGCCCATCACCGCATTGGCCAAGCTCATCCGCGTCGTCGATGGCGTCGAGCAACCAATCGGCAGGGATGTGGCCGAGGTGATCCGAACCGCGCTGGTCGAGCAGAAGATGCTCGATGCTGACGGGCGCATTCAGCCGGCGTTCGACCCGAAGCGCAAGGATTTCAGGCTGGAGCTACCGGAAGCACACCGCGATCTGGCGCCGGCGGTGGTGGATCTGTTGGCGGCGTACCAGATTGAACGCCACATCCGCAAAGACCGAGACGAAGGAATCAATCGGCTGCGGAAGGAAGTCCAGCTCAGCCCCGAGTTTCAGGCGTTGTGGGATCACATCAAGCCTAAGACGACGTACCGGGTGGAGTTCGAAACTGAGAAGCTCGTGCAGCACGCTGTGGACGCCATCCGCCGGATGGAAAGAATCGAGGTGCCCAAGATACAGGTGCTGAGCGGGCAGATTGACGTAACCAAGGGCGGCGTGGCGACCAGAGCTGTGAGCGCGGCCGAAGAGCAAGCGACCTACCGTAGCCCGCTCCCGGACGTACTTGCATACCTACAGAACGAAACGGAGCTTACGCGTTCGACATTGGTACGCATCCTCAAGGCATCGGGGAGACTCGGCGAGTTCTTCAACAACCCGCAGCGCTTCATGGATGCTGTCGCGGCGATTCTCAAGTACGAGCTGCACCGCCTGCTGGTGGACGGCATCAAGTACGAGCAGATTCGTGGTTCTGGGCCAGAATCGGAGTGGCAGATGATGCTCTTCAAGAACGAAGAGCTGATCAACTACCTCACCGCCCAGCAGGTGACGAAGTCAGTCTACGAATACGTCGTCTACGAATCGGAGGTGGAGCGAGAGTTCGCCCGGCGGCTCGACGAGCGCGAAGACATCAAACTCTTCGTGAAGTTACCCGGCTGGTTCGAGATCGATACGCCGGTGGGCAAGTACAATCCCGACTGGGCCATCCTCAAGCACGATGGTCAAGCGCTCTACCTCGTGCGCGAGACCAAGGGGACGCGAGACTTCTTGAAGCTCCGCACGACCGAGGCGGACAAGGTGCGGTGCGGGCAGCGGCACTTCGAGACGCTCGGTGTGCCCTTTGCCGTCGCGGTGACCGCCGACGAAGTGTGA
- a CDS encoding DUF2442 domain-containing protein, translated as MHYKVVSVKPLEHLRLAVRFADGLSGEVVFKESHLYGVFEALKDPALFAQARCDEGFVEWPGEIDIAPDAMYDVIKEHGCWVLD; from the coding sequence ATGCACTACAAGGTTGTGAGCGTGAAACCCTTGGAACACCTGCGGCTGGCCGTGCGCTTCGCCGACGGCTTGAGCGGCGAGGTCGTGTTCAAGGAGTCACACCTCTACGGCGTATTCGAGGCGCTCAAGGACCCGGCTCTCTTCGCGCAGGCACGCTGTGACGAGGGCTTCGTCGAGTGGCCGGGCGAAATCGATATCGCGCCCGACGCCATGTACGACGTCATCAAGGAACACGGTTGCTGGGTGCTCGATTGA
- a CDS encoding DUF4160 domain-containing protein yields the protein MPTISRFYGIIIRMFFDEHAPPHFHAEYGDSTAQIAIQTLQVLAGGLPRRAQALVLEWAALHRVELQEDWDLCQKQQQPKKIAPLD from the coding sequence ATGCCAACGATCAGCAGGTTTTACGGCATAATCATCCGCATGTTTTTCGACGAACACGCGCCCCCGCATTTCCACGCCGAGTACGGCGACTCGACGGCGCAGATCGCCATCCAGACCTTGCAGGTCTTGGCGGGCGGATTGCCGCGCCGTGCTCAGGCACTGGTGCTGGAATGGGCGGCCCTGCATCGCGTCGAGCTGCAGGAGGATTGGGATCTCTGCCAGAAGCAACAGCAGCCAAAGAAAATCGCACCACTGGATTGA
- a CDS encoding site-specific DNA-methyltransferase, with translation MTNEPEHLDLRSHDLAEDKKQELLRLFPEIRTEDGKIDFDRLKLALGETVDAGKERYGLNWPGKAECFKTIQSPSLATLRPCPEESVNFDTTENLIIEGDNLEVLKLLQKSYLGKVKMIYIDPPYNTGNDFIYPDNYTESLQTYLEYTGQVDAEGKKFGSNTEIEGRFHSKWLTMMYPRLYLARNLLREDGVILISGDDHEVSNLRRICDEVNGEENFVAQFVWNTEGHTDNQFDVKVNHEYVVMYAKNLEAVTLGHVVDPNTRDESNLWKGFAENSITKNGPGNPPSEVSLPRGFPCAGSVIDLPPSEVPVQYFDACAARGYITRELTEQYSVTYPVRLGRMTVQDGKLTSPCRVFSGWANLNKLRAFIENGCQPIDDGGDRLSFFLSERGVVYYRRDREKARNVLSVLRNMGTTERMRSELEESGIPFQYPKPKELLRYLLQVGMDDQGIVLDFFAGSATTAHAVLDLSKQDGGNRRFILVQLPEPTGRGDFPTISDIAKERVRRVIKKLNEEDGRARSPNAPRQNGLFDGRLGEASLPDAPLPAPDLGFRVFKLAESNFKPWDAKVEHDAQTLGRQLELHIDHIRDGRTPDDILYEILLKSGYPLTTPVETIRIARGDAETRRPESSRNQELCDSASLRERFLVYSVASGAMLICLERDLTLELIRAMADRKPERVVCLDEGFAGNDQLKANAVQIFKTKGVVSFKTV, from the coding sequence ATGACGAACGAACCCGAACACCTCGACCTGCGCTCCCACGACCTCGCCGAGGACAAGAAGCAGGAGCTGCTGCGCCTCTTTCCCGAGATCCGCACCGAAGACGGCAAGATCGACTTCGATCGGTTGAAGCTCGCGCTCGGCGAGACGGTTGACGCCGGCAAGGAACGTTACGGCCTGAACTGGCCGGGCAAAGCCGAATGCTTCAAGACGATCCAGAGCCCGAGCCTGGCGACGCTGCGCCCGTGCCCGGAAGAGAGCGTCAACTTCGACACCACCGAGAACCTGATCATCGAAGGCGACAACCTGGAGGTGCTGAAGCTCTTGCAGAAATCCTACCTGGGCAAGGTCAAGATGATCTACATCGATCCGCCGTACAACACCGGCAACGACTTCATTTACCCAGACAACTACACCGAGTCGCTGCAGACCTACCTGGAGTATACCGGCCAAGTCGATGCCGAAGGCAAGAAGTTCGGCTCGAACACGGAGATCGAGGGCCGGTTCCACTCCAAGTGGCTGACCATGATGTACCCGCGGCTGTATCTGGCGAGAAACCTCCTGCGGGAGGATGGAGTGATCTTGATCTCGGGCGATGATCACGAAGTGAGTAACCTTCGAAGGATTTGTGATGAGGTCAACGGCGAGGAGAACTTCGTTGCTCAGTTCGTGTGGAACACAGAAGGGCACACCGACAATCAGTTTGATGTGAAGGTGAATCACGAATATGTGGTCATGTATGCCAAGAACCTCGAGGCCGTTACGCTTGGCCATGTGGTAGACCCTAACACGCGCGATGAGAGCAACTTGTGGAAGGGGTTTGCGGAGAACTCGATCACCAAGAATGGCCCAGGCAACCCACCGAGCGAAGTGTCGCTACCGAGGGGCTTCCCATGTGCTGGGAGCGTGATCGACTTGCCACCGAGTGAGGTGCCTGTTCAGTATTTCGATGCTTGCGCGGCCAGGGGATACATCACAAGGGAATTGACCGAGCAGTACTCGGTCACGTATCCGGTCCGGCTGGGCCGAATGACGGTCCAGGATGGGAAACTGACTTCGCCGTGTCGTGTCTTCAGTGGATGGGCAAACCTGAATAAGTTGCGCGCGTTCATCGAGAACGGTTGCCAACCCATCGACGACGGTGGAGATCGCTTGTCCTTTTTCCTTTCCGAGCGAGGTGTCGTCTACTACAGGCGTGACCGAGAGAAGGCGCGCAACGTCCTCTCCGTGCTGCGGAACATGGGCACTACGGAGCGGATGCGGTCCGAGCTGGAGGAGAGCGGGATTCCATTCCAGTACCCCAAGCCGAAGGAGTTGCTGCGATACTTACTGCAAGTTGGCATGGACGACCAAGGCATCGTTCTCGATTTCTTTGCTGGGTCAGCCACCACTGCGCACGCGGTCCTCGACCTGAGCAAGCAGGATGGTGGCAACCGGAGGTTCATCCTGGTCCAACTTCCCGAACCCACCGGCCGCGGGGACTTCCCGACCATCTCCGACATCGCCAAGGAGCGCGTGCGACGGGTCATCAAGAAGCTGAACGAGGAGGACGGTAGGGCGCGTTCGCCGAACGCGCCGAGGCAAAATGGTTTATTCGACGGACGCCTCGGCGAGGCGTCCCTACCTGACGCGCCCCTACCAGCGCCGGATCTCGGTTTCCGCGTCTTCAAGCTCGCTGAATCCAACTTCAAGCCGTGGGACGCCAAGGTGGAGCACGACGCGCAGACGCTGGGGCGGCAACTCGAACTGCACATCGATCACATCCGCGACGGCCGCACGCCGGACGACATCCTCTACGAGATTCTACTCAAGAGCGGCTACCCGCTGACGACACCGGTAGAGACGATCAGAATCGCACGCGGAGACGCAGAGACGCGGAGGCCAGAGAGTAGCAGGAACCAAGAGCTCTGCGACTCCGCGTCTCTGCGTGAGAGGTTCCTCGTGTATTCCGTGGCAAGCGGCGCGATGCTCATCTGCCTCGAACGCGATCTGACGCTCGAACTCATCCGCGCGATGGCGGATCGGAAGCCCGAGCGCGTCGTCTGCCTCGACGAGGGGTTTGCCGGCAACGACCAGCTCAAGGCCAACGCCGTGCAGATCTTCAAGACCAAGGGCGTGGTAAGCTTCAAGACGGTGTGA
- a CDS encoding DUF1016 domain-containing protein produces MLEACVKSRPIACKEDKAPATAAALVREIREIVRHARTKAFEAVNFCMVEAYWHIGKRIVEEEQRGRARAQYGRQLIHDVSRQLMAEFGRGFSEANVWNFRQFYLTHPSGEILYALRRELGWSHYRLIMRVENPQAREYYTREAADQHWSTRQLERNINSLYYERLLTSRRKSSGAAKAATAQSPTPDDHLKDPYVLEFLGLPMPPGFTETEFEEAIIGNLQRFLLELGKGFSFVGRQYRITTETKHFFIDLVFYNYLLKCFVLIDLKVGELVHQDIGQMDMYVRLFEDRMRAEGDNPTIGLILCTEKDETIVRYSVLKENRRLFASKYRLMLPTEEELRQELQRERARLAEAMQARERRQLPPLARRATPRHVKPRKKTRP; encoded by the coding sequence ATGCTGGAGGCTTGCGTGAAATCGAGGCCAATCGCATGCAAAGAGGACAAGGCGCCTGCGACCGCAGCCGCGCTGGTGCGGGAGATCCGGGAGATCGTCCGCCACGCCAGGACCAAGGCGTTCGAGGCGGTGAACTTCTGCATGGTGGAAGCCTACTGGCACATCGGAAAACGTATCGTCGAAGAGGAGCAGAGGGGACGAGCCCGGGCGCAGTACGGAAGACAGCTCATTCACGACGTCTCTCGGCAACTGATGGCCGAGTTCGGCAGGGGATTCTCCGAAGCGAATGTCTGGAACTTCCGGCAGTTCTATCTCACGCATCCCTCCGGCGAGATTCTCTACGCACTGCGTAGAGAATTGGGCTGGTCCCACTACCGGCTGATCATGCGGGTCGAGAACCCGCAGGCCCGCGAGTACTACACCCGCGAGGCGGCCGACCAGCACTGGAGCACGCGCCAGTTGGAGCGCAACATCAACTCGCTCTACTATGAACGGCTCCTCACATCGCGGCGCAAGTCCTCCGGCGCCGCAAAGGCCGCCACCGCCCAGTCGCCCACGCCCGACGACCATCTCAAAGACCCCTACGTGCTCGAATTCCTCGGGCTCCCGATGCCGCCAGGATTTACCGAGACGGAGTTCGAAGAGGCCATCATCGGCAATCTGCAACGGTTCCTCTTGGAACTCGGCAAAGGCTTCTCGTTCGTGGGCCGGCAGTACCGGATCACCACCGAGACCAAGCACTTCTTCATCGACTTGGTCTTCTACAACTACCTGCTGAAGTGCTTCGTGCTGATCGACCTCAAGGTCGGCGAGCTGGTCCATCAGGACATCGGCCAGATGGACATGTATGTGCGTCTGTTCGAGGATCGGATGCGCGCCGAGGGGGACAACCCGACCATCGGCCTGATCCTCTGCACCGAGAAGGACGAGACCATCGTCCGTTACAGCGTACTCAAGGAGAACCGCAGGCTGTTCGCCTCCAAGTACCGGCTCATGCTTCCCACGGAAGAGGAGCTGCGCCAGGAGTTGCAGCGCGAGCGAGCCCGGTTGGCGGAGGCCATGCAGGCCCGTGAACGACGGCAGCTCCCACCCCTTGCGCGGCGGGCCACACCGCGCCATGTGAAACCCAGAAAGAAGACGAGGCCATGA